The following are encoded in a window of Capricornis sumatraensis isolate serow.1 chromosome 7, serow.2, whole genome shotgun sequence genomic DNA:
- the C7H4orf54 gene encoding uncharacterized protein C4orf54 homolog: MLSFHFWKSRSRPTDAASSVVDGIQTPSCRQRQANNWTEQLGCWKLATVSARAAAPWPQTTSATPPRSLPTSLRLAWAPPQGLKNWEVVTAVARVPAALGPVQARGTLLRATLQPLQGQGGTQDSPVAHHCLFLSLTPRRGLRMEGTPPELNLQARSKEVGDGVSGAQDSQELKQQLQPLPKPSASSLREAKYVEMCASAGVPRDSPRTMRLTREQRQGDQRGSKSPREKAQDEVSSQEREAPAPLNNSGPLELCRSQLSGTDEGSNPFSSSSSSSPVDGAEEGGLSKMDGTTTSTGALATSSSSLGFESDSGENVLSCQLKREEGEKAGGRGGEADATECRDIIAKSQGSRDPPRNQEAHYITTHEIQLSEVEQDMDFDVGLASRWDFEDNNVIYSFVDYASFGGSDETPEDVTTLTEEDDDNSCYLSTTPSTNATRTPSPTSSDPTRPSAGGGGGDTSSTEVGSGPSDGDPTPPPTGPGTATPREPLPEPPEAASGAAAATAASSCGNAASQILLSIKPTSRAINEPSNVCAKQNIIYAAKHEGDMSLRVSTAADHNSSSLKQDPAAAVAQDHAKKFIAVPARLQTRCGAIRAKELVDYSSGASSAVSELDDADKEVRNLTSRAFRSLAYPYFEALNISSRESSVLSEVGFGRWSTFLDLKCGGVGARVEQSLLRSSAASVAAGLRKGGGARTTADQLYIQSKKSQTKALEFVVSKVEGEIKHVETPLCFQKQVQSGPRVVTLLEPLNLRSESKASLAVGPCKATKGPSKGPGSVYTDDGSEISESGKPASRADGPQKSKFASSLLKNVISKKMQREHEFKMERGELSDTSHHHLSSTSKETEGPPPGAEKQRERGLQRQSSRHSEAGSEYTVVSMSDAGGEGAVAGSKSPIFKASAPRESHAGSGRHFADGLPEVCEIKKSASETVKGIFLRSQNSAFRSWKEKEAEKREERAPVGKLKLPKGGDWRADLGEISASKSTIMSRLFVPNIQQTPRDKQPGKQATKYPAAQATSTAVIRPKAPEIKIRLGSVQQPSSDFNIAKLLTPKLASGSASNLFKTVEDNSRAQQKLFRGDNLEKVPQFQVRDVRDKSKAQGPLHQVRDVRKLIKGSGDSSDKGSVTPEQGLTGPKPKQLAPATGGSGSLSPMVITCQAVVNPREDSTEREPRENAGKGGGRVLNSSSPEGTVLVHRASGRLPVATIAPNKPEQGSYLPVLKIVSKAQRTPEKVKEEEVKEEGKGPKTSRNALEKLTAAVRSMEELYSFNRNEWKRKSDPLPLLTDSHVLSLIASEEREGAGAADPDKLARRLGEVEEPRGIGNKGGVVLRGGPERLQRRNSNPSTESVSARAAAFENLARERPRSLYIPPVHKDVDRTQPLPPLPSQRNVFTVSASSTQKTGGVAGKFPQGPSPESPSAAAKGIKSQGLRSLKISPATRAPLEEVTNRKIGSNLEKSNSDCENYLTIPLKGSSAAGELPGRPGAGREGPPASSATATLCSLPPLSARSQVPTSPKGSQVSGTSRPAWRTKPDHPRETVAAPAGPQSPEHPPTAIYHQQPLPFTLQSAQPQVLCFSPPGMPAPAPAGPAPVPTDPFQQPPPQQTQRKMLLDVTTGQYYLVDTPVQPMTRRLFDPETGQYVDVPMTSQQQAVAPMSLPVPPLALSPGAYGPTYMIYPGFLPTVLPANALQPTPIARTPGGGELSPLAAEPPSKEAAAAFTEAPYFMASGQSPASSSSSVPAATSQLVGAKGFAQLHGKPVISITSQPLGPRIIAPPSFDGTTMSFVVEHR; this comes from the coding sequence atgctttcctttcatttctggAAGTCCCGGAGTCGACCTACAGATGCTGCTTCTTCCGTGGTCGATGGCATTCAGACTCCTAGCTGCCGACAGCGTCAGGCCAACAACTGGACAGAACAGCTTGGCTGCTGGAAGCTGGCCACAGTCTCGGCCAGAGCAGCAGCCCCCTGGCCACAGACCACCTCTGCCACCCCACCCAGGAGCCTTCCTACCTCCCTCAGGTTGGCCTGGGCCCCGCCACAGGGGCTGAAGAACTGGGAGGTGGTGACGGCAGTGGCAAGGGTGCCTGCAGCCTTGGGGCCAGTCCAGGCACGTGGGACCCTGCTTCGGGCTACTCTGCAGCCCCTCCAGGGCCAGGGAGGGACCCAGGACAGTCCCGTCGCTCACCACTGTCTCTTCCTGTCGCTGACACCTAGGCGAGGGCTCAGAATGGAAGGCACCCCTCCTGAACTGAATCTGCAGGCCAGATCCAAGGAGGTGGGGGACGGGGTGAGCGGAGCTCAAGATAGCCAGGAGCTAAAGCAGCAGCTGCAGCCGCTTCCCAAGCCATCAGCCTCCTCCCTGCGAGAAGCAAAATATGTGGAGATGTGCGCTTCAGCTGGAGTCCCAAGGGACAGTCCCCGGACCATGAGACTCACTCGGGAGCAGCGCCAGGGGGATCAGAGGGGCTCGAAGAGTCCCCGGGAGAAAGCCCAAGACGAAGTCAGCAGTCAAGAGCGCGAAGCTCCAGCCCCACTGAATAATTCTGGCCCCTTGGAACTCTGCAGATCCCAGCTCTCCGGTACCGATGAGGGCAgcaaccccttctcttcctcctcttcctcctccccggTGGACGGAGCAGAAGAAGGCGGCCTGTCCAAGATGGATGGCACCACCACGTCCACAGGGGCTCTGGCCACCTCGTCCTCATCCTTAGGCTTCGAGAGTGACAGTGGTGAGAATGTGCTGAGCTGCCAGCTCaagagagaagaaggggaaaaagcagGAGGACGAGGAGGGGAAGCAGATGCCACAGAGTGCAGAGACATTATTGCCAAGTCTCAGGGCAGCCGGGACCCCCCCAGAAATCAGGAGGCCCATTACATCACCACCCACGAGATCCAGCTGAGCGAGGTGGAGCAGGACATGGACTTCGACGTGGGCCTGGCCTCCCGCTGGGATTTCGAGGACAACAACGTGATCTACTCATTTGTGGACTACGCTTCCTTCGGTGGCAGCGACGAGACCCCAGAGGATGTCACCACCCTGACCGAAGAGGACGACGACAACAGCTGCTACCTTAGCACCACTCCCAGCACCAACGCCACCCGGACACCCAGCCCCACCAGCAGCGACCCCACCCGGCCcagcgcgggcggcggcggcggcgacacCAGCAGCACGGAAGTGGGCAGCGGCCCCTCGGACGGtgaccccactcccccacccacgGGGCCTGGCACGGCCACCCCGCGGGAGCCCTTGCCCGAGCCCCCGGAGGCGGCTTCAggggcagcagcagccactgccGCCAGCAGCTGTGGGAACGCAGCAAGCCAGATCCTCCTATCAATCAAACCGACTTCCCGGGCTATAAATGAGCCTAGCAACGTGTGTGCAAAGCAAAACATTATTTATGCTGCCAAGCATGAAGGCGACATGAGCCTCCGCGTCTCTACAGCTGCTGACCACAATTCCAGTTCGCTGAAGCAAGACCCGGCTGCAGCCGTGGCTCAGGACCATGCAAAGAAATTCATCGCCGTCCCTGCTCGCCTGCAGACCCGGTGCGGGGCCATCCGGGCGAAGGAGCTGGTGGACTACTCCAGTGGAGCCTCCAGTGCCGTGAGCGAGCTGGACGATGCGGACAAAGAGGTGCGTAATCTGACCTCCCGGGCCTTCCGGAGCCTCGCTTACCCCTACTTTGAGGCTCTGAACATCAGCTCCCGGGAGTCCTCCGTGCTCTCCGAAGTCGGCTTTGGGCGCTGGTCGACCTTCCTGGACTTAAAATGTGGAGGTGTTGGAGCCAGGGTGGAACAGAGCCTCCTGAGGAGCAGCGCGGCCTCAGTGGCTGCAGGGCTGAGGAAGGGCGGTGGGGCCAGGACCACGGCAGACCAGCTCTACATCCAATCCAAGAAGTCCCAGACCAAGGCCTTGGAGTTCGTGGTCAGCAAAGTCGAGGGCGAGATCAAACACGTGGAAACACCTCTGTGTTTCCAGAAGCAGGTCCAGTCGGGTCCGCGCGTGGTCACCCTTCTCGAGCCTCTGAATTTACGCAGTGAGAGCAAAGCCAGCTTGGCCGTGGGGCCCTGCAAGGCCACCAAAGGCCCCAGCAAGGGCCCTGGGTCGGTGTACACGGATGATGGCTCAGAGATCTCCGAGAGCGGCAAGCCGGCCTCCCGTGCTGATGGCCCCCAGAAGTCCAAGTTTGCTTCCAGCCTGCTCAAAAATGTCATCTCCAAGAAGATGCAGAGGGAACACGAGTTCAAAATGGAGAGGGGAGAACTCAGCGACACATCCCACCATCACCTCTCCAGCACCTCCAAGGAGACGGAGGGCCCTCCGCCCGGGGCTGAGAAGCAGCGCGAGAGGGGCCTGCAGAGGCAGAGTTCTCGCCACTCGGAGGCCGGCTCCGAGTACACGGTGGTCAGCATGTCCGATGCCGGGGGGGAGGGGGCCGTAGCTGGGTCTAAATcccccatcttcaaagccagcgcCCCTCGGGAGAGCCACGCAGGCTCCGGCCGTCATTTTGCCGATGGACTCCCAGAAGTGTGTGAAATTAAAAAGAGTGCCTCAGAGACTGTCAAGGGCATCTTCCTCCGCAGTCAGAACAGTGCATTCCGGTCCTGGAAGGAGAAAGAGGCTGAGAAGCGAGAAGAAAGAGCCCCCGTTGGGAAGCTGAAACTCCCCAAGGGGGGTGACTGGAGGGCTGACCTGGGGGAGATCTCTGCCAGCAAGTCCACCATCATGTCTCGCCTCTTTGTCCCCAACATCCAGCAGACACCCAGGGATAAGCAGCCGGGGAAGCAGGCCACCAAGTACCCTGCTGCTCAGGCCACCTCCACGGCAGTGATCCGACCCAAGGCTCCCGAAATCAAGATCCGCCTGGGGAGCGTGCAGCAGCCGAGCTCGGACTTCAACATTGCCAAGTTGCTCACGCCCAAACTGGCCAGCGGCAGTGCCTCCAACCTCTTCAAGACCGTTGAGGACAACAGCAGGGCCCAGCAGAAGCTCTTCCGGGGGGACAACCTGGAAAAAGTGCCCCAGTTCCAGGTGAGAGACGTCAGGGACAAGTCCAAGGCCCAAGGCCCCCTCCATCAGGTGAGAGATGTCCGGAAACTAATCAAGGGGTCAGGGGACAGCAGTGACAAGGGCAGCGTTACCCCAGAGCAGGGGCTGACTGGGCCCAAACCCAAGCAGCTGGCTCCTGCCACTGGGGGATCCGGATCCTTGTCCCCCATGGTGATCACGTGCCAGGCTGTGGTGAACCCCAGGGAGGACAGCACCGAGCGAGAGCCCAGGGAGAATGCGGGCAAGGGAGGCGGCCGGGTCCTGAACTCCTCCTCGCCAGAAGGGACAGTTTTGGTGCACAGGGCATCTGGCAGGCTGCCGGTGGCCACCATCGCCCCCAACAAGCCTGAGCAGGGCTCCTACCTGCCTGTGCTCAAGATCGTCTCCAAGGCTCAGAGGACCCCAGAGAAGGTCAAGGAGGAGGAGgtcaaggaggaagggaaaggcccCAAGACATCTCGGAATGCCCTGGAGAAGCTGACGGCGGCCGTGAGGTCCATGGAAGAGCTGTACAGCTTCAACAGGAACGAGTGGAAGCGGAAAAGTGACCCCTTGCCTTTGCTGACCGACAGCCACGTCCTGTCGCTCATCGCCAGCGAGGAGAGGGAAGGGGCCGGGGCTGCTGACCCCGACAAGTTGGCCAGACGGCTGGGTGAGGTGGAGGAGCCACGGGGCATCGGGAACAAAGGTGGGGTGGTCCTCAGAGGGGGCCCAGAGCGTCTACAGCGGAGAAACTCCAACCCCAGCACCGAGAGCGTGTCTGCCCGCGCGGCTGCCTTTGAGAACTTGGCCAGGGAGCGGCCCCGGTCCCTCTATATTCCGCCAGTGCACAAGGATGTGGACAgaacccagcccctgcccccgctCCCTAGCCAACGGAACGTCTTCACTGTGAGTGCCAGCAGCACCCAGAAAACTGGGGGAGTCGCTGGCAAGTTCCCGCAAGGCCCTTCTCCAGAGAGTCCCTCGGCAGCCGCCAAGGGCATCAAATCGCAGGGACTGCGGTCCCTCAAGATCTCTCCCGCCACCCGGGCACCTCTGGAAGAGGTGACCAACAGGAAAATCGGCAGCAATTTGGAAAAGAGCAATAGTGACTGTGAGAATTACCTGACCATCCCTCTTAAAGGAAGCTCTGCAGCTGGAGAGCTTCCAGGCAGGcctggggcaggaagggagggaccCCCAGCTTCTTCAGCCACGGCCACTCTCTGCAGCTTGCCCCCCCTGAGTGCCCGCAGTCAGGTCCCCACTAGTCCCAAGGGCTCTCAGGTCAGTGGAACCAGCCGGCCAGCTTGGCGCACCAAACCTGACCACCCCCGGGAGACAGTAGCTGCCCCTGCGGGGCCCCAGAGCCCTGAGCATCCCCCCACTGCTATCTACCACCAGCAGCCACTGCCCTTCACCCTACAGAGTGCCCAGCCCCAGGTCCTCTGCTTCTCCCCTCCAGGCATGCCAGCCCCGGCACCTGCCGGCCCAGCTCCTGTCCCCACAGACCCCTTCCAGCAGCCCCCACCTCAGCAGACCCAGCGCAAGATGCTCCTGGATGTGACCACCGGCCAGTACTATCTGGTGGACACACCAGTACAGCCCATGACCCGGAGACTGTTTGACCCTGAGACGGGGCAGTATGTGGACGTGCCAATGACCTCCCAGCAGCAGGCAGTGGCTCCCATGTCCCTCCCTGTGCCTCCTCTGGCCCTGAGTCCTGGGGCCTATGGACCCACTTACATGATCTACCCCGGGTTTCTGCCCACGGTGCTGCCCGCCAACGCCCTGCAGCCCACACCAATTGCTCGCACTCCAGGGGGCGGTGAGCTCTCCCCACTGGCAGCAGAGCCCCCCAGCAAAGAGGCAGCTGCAGCATTCACTGAGGCCCCCTACTTCATGGCCTCTGGTCAGTCTcccgcctcctcttcctcctctgtcccGGCAGCCACCTCCCAGCTCGTGGGGGCCAAGGGCTTTGCCCAGCTGCATGGCAAGCCTGTCATCAGCATCACCTCACAGCCCCTGGGGCCGCGGATCATCGCACCCCCCTCCTTTGACGGCACCACCATGAGCTTCGTGGTGGAACACAGATGA